TGCAGCAGCAATGGaaaggaataaaaaatgtaGAACATGGTTTTCAGTAAAGTATCAAGTCATTGGTGTCCATGCTCAATTCAGCCAGAGCCACGAATTACAAAAGTTCTGGTGGCAATTAAAGATACCATAGTCCACTTTTGACAGAAGAAAACAGGGTTAATTAGGAGGTCCTTTTTTATATCACAAACGATGGTGCTTTAGTTTTGGTTGGAAAAGTATCATGTTTAAGAGTCATCATCAGTTTTTATGACATGAAAGAGGGTGACATTAAATATTACCTGGTGTCCGTTATTCCAAGCGTACAGTGCTCTCTCTCTGGCGTTGTAGTCAAGCATGGAGATATGAAAGTATTGGTTGTGGAACGGAATGTCTATGTACTCGTAACTTGAAGTCTTCGTAGAGTAAGCGTAGTAAACCTTCGCTCCGGACATGTGAGAGTTAGTGATATAGAGCGTCCCACAGATCATGAATGATTCGCCCGCATTCCTTTTGGAGTATTCAGTGTTCCAAGTCTTCATGACCTGTAGGGTGTCAGGGTCAATCTGAGAGATGACGACATTTCCAGCATTTTGATTGGTCGCGTACACAGCCCACATTCCCAGTTCGTCAGCCATGATGTCGATGTCGGAGAACCCCCCCCATGTGTATGGGTACATGTTGTGGAAGCCGGCAAACTCCAAAGCTCGTTGGGCCAACACGCTGCCTGTCTCGAAGCTGTACTTGACAATTATGTTGCTCTGGTACTTGTTGTAGTAAAGGGATCCATTGTAGACAATGTGATTGGTTCCCTCCCATTTAAATGGGAGGTTGTAGGTTCGGGAAACCACCCCTGCTACAAAGTCGTCCATCGTCTTGTACTCGCGCACAATCTTGCTGTTAGTGTAACTGTCCATATACCAAACCTacatcagagaggatgaagagaATGGGTAGTGAGAAACTCGATATAGCCTGATACATGTCAACCATCAGATATAAACTTTTTCTaacctctttttttaaatgatcatctttaaataatttatctgattctattaaaaaaaaggtgcagAAATGCAGTTCAAAAATGAGAAGTTCAGAAACATCACTACTCTAGATTAGCTTAAATCAAAACCCATTCCAAGATAACAGTCTTCAGCTGTTGTGATATTCTACCTACTCTAAAAATCACAACACAGATATTGTACTGTACACACTGCACTGTCCTCGGAAAGCACTCCCCTGCTCGCATAACTCACCCTGTTGTTTCTGGTCGATGGTAGAGGATCAGTCATCCATGCCCCAAACCGGGTTCCAGATGTCTTTATTGTAACAGGTCCAGTGATTTTCATTAATTTCCCACATGCTGTTAATAAAGAAAGGCAGCGATAAGATGTGCTGTGGTGCTTTTTGTCTCTAACTAGATTTCTCAAGCCAATTTCATGCCTGTGCCACCAGAGAGTGTGCCCTCGGTGCATACTAAGATAGCACTGGCAGCGAGCTGCTTGAAGCATAATGGTGCAACTGCTGTTTGTATACTACACAGCCTAGCCCATGTTTTTTCCTTGTTTTCACGGCACCTAAatacaatgtaaatacagaCCTCACATATCATTAAAGTCTTTAGTTAGGAGCtgctacaacaacaacagatttGGTTTGAGCACAATTAGCAACggacatatttttatattacatcAAATGTAAATGCACCTTTCATGCAAACTCTACCTTTGCAATTACCCATCTACAGTATAcatagaaatataaaatataagagTCAACATATTGCTTTTTCCTAATTTTGTCTTTAATGAGGGTCTTATTCAGACACTTTAAAGAAAATGATTGTGCGAAAAACAAAGCTGACGAACGAATAGCCTGTAGACTTCCTTGTAGAATTACTGGATGCTGTGGTTGTAGATACCAAGTCCAACAACAGCCCCCCTTTTCTGGCCTTTATGAGACAATTAGGTACTACAGTATGTCACTGTCAGAAGCCTTCTTTAAAAGATTGTGGAACATTGTATTGTTTGAAGAGCCAAAAGCTGGCAATACACCAAACATTCCAGAAGAACAAAAACTAATTGCTTCTTTTATTCACTGGCATGACAGTAAGGTGAAAACACATTGCcattaaacagttttttttcttttaaaggaaacacattCTTTGTGTGGAATGTGAGggtaacacaacaaaaaaaagcagcataACAGCAACTGAAAGTAGACTTCTCAAGGTAACCTGCTGTACATAGGTGCAGTTTAATAAACACAGCTACACTCATTTTTGGTCTTTTACTTCAAAAACACAAGGAAGTCCGGCTACAAAGGTTTATTTTAAGATCTACTTTTCTCCTATGGTTATTTTCTTCAGCAGCAGCAAAACAACAGAATACAAAGAGCACAAAAAGACACTTGCCATGCAAATACTATTGTAATGCCACTTGTGCTAGTACTATTTATTCACCAGTACCATTGCCAGCACTATCGCTCGTCAGACAATAACAAAACACTTCACACTCGCACATGCAGTGTTCACCACTTACTTAGTTTGCCCATACAGCTGCGGAGCCGGCTGTCCAGTCGCAGGACTCGCTGATAGAGCTCATCGTAGTCAAAGGCCCCAACCTCCTCCTGGATGCCTGTCAGCACTGCTGAGAGGTTCCTGATCTCCTCCTTGAACTGGGAAATGAGCGCAGCATCCATCTTGTACTGCTCCAGTACAGGGATCAACGGCTTCAGCTCGTCCATCTTGTCCTTAAGCTCCTGCCGAAGTGACAGTGACAGCAGCAGAAATGGAAAACAGAGAGAGGTGGTACAATGTGGATAGGTGTGATAGTCTGGACAAACAAAACTACAGTTTGTTTGTCAGAGGAGTGATCCCTACTTCAGTACATGGTTAATTATTAGTTATCAAAATAATGCACCCATGTACTGGGTAGACTGAAATGCTGGTAAGTGATTAGGAATTGTACATATGTCCCTTGTTTCTCCAATGCTCCAGGAAAACATGCAGTTGCAAGTGACAGTAAGTctagtattatattattaatcatGAGAAAAAAGACTGATAGTGTACAGCATGTGCTGTAGGAAACACCCAATGGAACTATAAGCTAACCATGAAGCAATGAACCAtccattaattcattcattcacccaTCCACCTTTTCAGcttgttaaaaatatatatttatccgATCTAAAACATATGACATACAATTTACATACGATATTTAGATTTATTGGTGGCcagcattctttttttaaaccacgACTTTGTTTCAGTCCTTGCCATGCTAGTGGTTGTTCCACTCCGTTATTTCTTCAACACTTTCAGTGTCTCTAGTGTTGCAACTTGCCACACTAGAGCTATTCCTACTCCTATACCAGCTGTCCAGTGCAATCCACACAGGGCAActgcagcagcaaaacagccgGTGAAACAACCAAAGACGTAAGCGCTTTCTGAATTAGAGAGCTTATGAAGTAgagtatatattatttattttcaatgacACGCAAAAGGTCTGCACACTGACAAAGAAGTTAGGGGGTTAGGTTAGGTGTCAtactatttcttggccaggaGCAGTGACTTCCTGAAGTCGCTTTGGACAGAGTCAATCCAGTAGtatccccctgtttccagtctttatgctgagctaagctaaccagctgccaGCTGTAGTCTTATATTTACCATAAAGACATAAGAGTGGAATTGATCCTCGAAATGTAATTgtaaatgttgaactatttctttaagcCTAAAACAATAAAGGCTGTACAGTTTCTCATCAATGGAATGTGATGTAATAGAAACTTAATCTGATTTAGGCCAGTCATTCCAGTTTTTTTGtacctttgaaataaaaatgccaaaaatgtaagtaatgtataaagtatgtatgtataaagtTCAATCACGCTTGAAAACATGTTTACGGTGTAAATGGCATTCAGGAAAAAACAAATAGAAAAGATCTATTGAACATTTGATTAAACCAGGCTGTGATTAAACCAGGCTGTAGAATACCTGGAAGTTTCTGGCTATGATGGATTTCCTGTCATCCTCAATCTGTCTGAACTTGGTCCTCAGGCCCTTCATCTGGTTTTCCATCTTCATGACATATTGGAAATCCCTCTGAGTCCGCAGGTTCAGCACCTCAATGGACTGAGACATGTTCTGCACCTAGAATAAAACAATGATAAATGATCACCTCAAACAGGGTTAGCACTCACAAATTGGACATTTAGCagtataatatagtatagtatagtagtagtTAGTATAGTTAAGTCAGCAAGTGAATTGAGGATCCTTTCCCTTCGCTCCTTATTCTTCTTCACTGCAACTAATTGAAAGGCACTTTGATGGTTTTTCTCtggtgagcctgtgtgtgtgtgtgtgtgtgtgtgaatgtgcttAGCAGTATTAAAATCCACATGATAAACATTGTATATTAGGACAAGTATTACACTCCTCAAAAGAACAATAAAGCTTATAGAAATTTGTTCCTTTATTAAATTCCCATCTTCTAacagtgtgtgtgcttgtataTGTGCATGCTGCACTGGGGTGGTAAATATCCCATTGTGCTTACCTTCTCTAGTAGCTGGCGGAGCTGTCTGCTCTTGGCATCTCTGGAGCACAGACTCTGTTCTGGTGCCACCACGGTGCAGACACAGCGCCCATCAGCATCCTGGGCCGAGCTGTACACCTGCCAGCCCTCCTTTGGGCCGATAGTCTGCAAGCACAAACAAATAGATGCATGCACTAAGGGTAGAGCTATATTTCAGATTATGTATTGCACAATCATTCAGTTCATATTTATGTGACACTGGTTCTCTTTGGAAAGCTGTTAAGCTCAAGTAATTCTAAGCTTAGCAACAAAGATATGCTGCTACAGATGCATCCCACTTTAAAATAACCTAAGCAGTCAGTGCTAAGAGTCAAACAATGATTTCAactttaataatataataatcatCAGCTTATAAATTGAATGTCTGATTGGTCTCAGGTTGGGTCCATTTTGTTTTAGTGTTAATAATGtttcagaaataaaatataaattcaTCTGTGATGCATATTCTGAAGCAGCTATTCTGCATCCCCAGACTAGTACCAGTCAGGTATTACTTTACTGAGATAATCCCTTTATTACAAATATTCCGGCATCTGAATTGCTGACAAATTTGCAAgcacatataaataaatgtaacaaGTTGAGGGGGAAACTTAActtatacagaaaaaaaactttttttaaggaGAGGGTGGCATGTCAAGCCTTCACTCAGGTCTGAATTATGGATCACTTATAGACATTGGACTGCCTCCACCCTGTCTGCCCTTTAGCTTGTAGATTTATAACAGGTGAAAGCTTTTGTACTTAATATTGTAAAAGGGAGCTCAGCATTGCATCTTGTCATTGTCACACCACCCTCCAAACTCTTCATATACAGACAATCACTCCTAATACAGCCTGTGCACACAACATGTAGGGAAATCCAAAGCTTGGCAGGCCTGCTGTGCCTAGTTACGGTTGCTAAGCGATTGGATAATCACTGTTTGGGGTGAAGGTTTTAGCAAAGGGTTAATTACCCTGTGTGGGgtgcattatttttttcataaccGCATGGGTAAGAGTAGAATATTTATAATGTGCCcatttgtaagtgggcaaaatataagttttattttatttattattctttGAGTTGAAAGGTTCTATTGGCACTACAGTATCTTTTTCAAACTCTTGCCACTATGTAGCTGTGGGGTTGTCTAAAGATAATGCACAACATcttgccattcagaatcattcagaaaaCTAAAGACATGAACTTTAAGTAACttcaagtcatttttttcaattattcATAGGACCTGTGGCCATGCACTCTGTAGCAGCGGAGAGATCGAGCTGACGATTCAATCacgaaaaaacagacaaacaagcCTGAAGATGCTTTTTTATTCATATAAATATTTACATACTTTGCCACCAAGGACTCTGCGAGTAAACCTTGTCATCCACTATATATCTGAGTGACAtagctgaagaaaaagaaggCAAATTTGGTAGAAGAGGGGTTTATGAACAAACAGAAGATGTGGTTATGTAGGAAAACAatagctgaaaaaaaacaatgaaaagaggACAATGCTGACAAAGAACAAGAAAGAGGACTTGACTGTCAATTAGGGGGAAAGAGATAGAGGTATGAGAGTAGGTATGCAGGCAGATATATCTCTACAGAGAAGTACAGGGACAGCAAGCATACCATGATGAGATGAGggataaacagagagagaagttAAAAAATAGGCAGATAGATGGCATTGTCAGAACAGTCCATCTCACCGGTGCTTACCTACTGATTAAAAATCACATGCTAATGCATGGCAACTGTATCATACATGAGGAACAACATGGTTTATCCCGTGTGGTTTtataacattgtattttatttatgaaacTGTGTTGTTGATGAGGCCAGGctaatttttcaatattttctaTCTCTCAAGATCAGACTCAAGGCTACAATGGTTTCACAAAGCTGCGCACTAAAGTCTAGTCATTAATCATCCTCACAAAAACAGCATCCAGCAGCTCAAAGCTCTGCACAGCCACTCAGCAAAGTGTTTCAATCTCTGcacaggcaacacacacacacacacacacacacacacacacacacacacacacacacacacacacacacacacacacacacacacacacgagtggTTACATACAGCAAgtactgcacacacaaacacataaccaGTTGCCAGGACTGATTCATGTTTCGTCTGTTCTCCTTGATCTCCCAGTCTTTCTTGGCCAGGGATTTCCTCATCAATATTAGTCATCAATAATTTTAGAGCAAAGTTGCAAAACAGACAATATGTTGTGCCAGTATTCAATATTCAACAAGTCAAAACCAGAAATCAACTGCAAAATGTATAACCCCTCCAGTTTATATCACAAACAAGGATCATTAGCCCAATCAGCACTAAGATGCATTAACCCTTTATAAAATCAGAACAGATTTATTATGTAAATCAATAGTTTATTATGGTTTTAACACATCATGGGTAAACATATCTGGATACTGTATCAACCATAGACCGTTTTATAGCataaaataactaataaaaacaaaactaattagacaaatgaacacttgaacaaacatcaaCATGATCAGAcctacctaaaatgacagaaaccatctttccCATGTCCCACACGCTAACATGGAGGGGGCGGGGTTTATGAactatactgcagccagccacagggggcgatccagatgttttggcttcacttctgTGGCGCGGTCAAGCaatccatctttatatacagccTATTGTATCAACCTGAGATAGATTTTATGTGCCATTTCTTATATAGCCTCTAAAATTGATTTTACCTGATTTACCCCAAGCTCTTTTTTTGGTAAGCTATTTTTACATCTTAACTTGTCTTTTCTCTATTTCTTCATTTGTATCTTTTAACTCATGGGGGCTCTTTTAAACACAAATAACTTTCTTTAGAATGGCATTCTGTGCTCTACATTCTAGAAACAAAGATATAACACAATAATAGAAATGCCTTACAATATAACAGTATGATACAATGCTAGCACTAAAAATATGGTGTGTAAAATTACCATAGAATTGTCTCTACATCTCTGTAACTCACCATGTCACCCTATAATCTTCAAACAGGTTCAGATTTGTCACTTTATTAGAAACCTTCATTGTACAATTGTTCATGTTAAAGCATGCACCCAACATCCTACAGGGTTATCTAACATTGGCCTGCTATTTGAAAAACAGGCCTCTATTATTCAAGGATCTAATATAACTTACTGACTCAAAGATTATAGGACAGTCCAGAGCCACTTATAATGAATGATCATGAACTATATTACTTTTATTGCTGCACACAAGGTCAGTCTCACTTCTACTCCCTATTAATGTTGGGCTTTTATGAGACGACTTGATTAAACTGTGAATTAGAACTCAAACTTTCATGCCTCAGTGAATCCAAGAGTGACATTTACAGTACTGCATAATATGACTGTATCCGTCATCTGACCACCAAGGAATATCCAAATGACAGGAAAAGAAATGGAAGTATTTCTTTTAAacacaatcatttttttttttttaacataacgTGGAATGCTCAATTCATGCATTATTATCTTGTGGCAAGCCAGAGGTTTACTGAtttgtgttgtgtctgttgGGTTTATTGCAGGACTAGTTTGCTGTAAGTGCCGacttagcctattattgctgcCAATTTTATTAGGTGCTATTTAATACCTATATATTAAAGTATAGCTTTTATTGGCCAGGGTACTGCTGTAATGTGTTACATTTCATAGTAGTATTCCCAGAAACAAAAGATTAAGCAGGCAACTATTTCTTTCAAAGGTAGTCATCAAGCATTTTTTTCAGtatcaaaataaattatataatttaccAATTAATATTGGTAGAGTTGCCTGTTTCAGCCAGTTATAGTTGGACTTCCACATTGTCAGTAAgtactttttttgtgttatgtTCATCTGGACAACTTTGATTGCTTACAGCTGGCGTGCTGTtcaaaggtggacttgacttTCAAAATCTTGGATTACTcagcacaaacatgcaaagtcAGTGGTGCACCTACAAAGCATAAACAATCATCTTAATGAATTCTTCCCTGTGGAAGATATGATTCATGCTCTTCACAGCAGACAGGTATCCTGCCAATTACACGCCTAATTGAATCCCTTTTCTGTTTGTTGTTCTTTCATCAACATGTATTTTACTTTGGCTGCTTCACACTTAACATTACGTTTGTCCTCATCAACCTTTTTGTGTGATTGAGGGAAAGACGTAGGGGGTTGAtgagggagggagagtgagTAGGTTTATATGGGTAATATGGTTACGACTGAGTTAGTGAATGATGTCAGGGAGAGCTAGCTGCTGTCATCAAATCTGAATCACTTCCTTTGCCCTCACCCGTGACCGTGAGCAATTTACGATTACAGTTTTGAAAACACGGGTGATGGAGCTGGAATATTAGGTTGCGTTTGCTTCCTGCTTTACTTTTCATGCACATTTTTCAGATCCAATTAAACCTTGTTTGGCCTCGGTCCTCTTGTCCTCTTGTCCTTTTGCCTTGCATTCTTTTTCTGTCAATGTTGTTACCAATTGTAAATACAATAGAAAGgttttgtatttaaaatgacTTGCTTTAtatactttaatatattttccaCACCAGTAATTCTTACCACAGTTAAGTAACATTCCTGTAAACTCACTGCACTTATAATTTGATAGAAGATTTTTTGCTGCTCTTTGCACCCCTGCATGGAAACCTACTTGGACTCAGGAACAATTCGGTTTACTGCTAAGTGGATCTGTTTTAGCCACTGCCAAGATTCACAACAAGTCCATATACTGTAGTTGACTGTGCACCGTAAACGAATCTCCACCCTGCTGAGTATAGCCTtcgtctctttttcttttgccaGTCTCATGATGGCTGATTGCATTTCCTATATGAGTCTGGCAATGTGAAGGACTCTCCAGAGGGACTCCACAGGTGAGAAGCGGGCAAgcaaaaaattaaaagattgtCAGTAGCAGTGGCAGAAATCAATCTGTTATAAATACAGTCTAGATAAATAGCATGAGAGGTATCCAACTATCTCAACAGCATCAGCTAGAGCTGCAGAGTGGCAACTTATGGACACAAATAAACTAATTCTAAGTAGCCATTAGCATTGTTTTTTCGCTGGTGTGTAACATATAGAACTGGAAGCTTACTCTCAGCTGGCAATTCCTCAAGTGGCACCTTTCTTCCCACAGTTCTCAGACATAGTAACTGGAAGATGGAGGTATACAGTGATAGATTGGAAATACCTCTCATAAGTCACACATGCCTTACAACTTTACTCTTAGTCACAATTGGTGTGCATTACAATGCAGAACATCAGAATTGTCAGTTAAGTCCTTTTCAGGGCACTGAGTGCAGTTACCAGACAGGCTTAACAAATAGGAATTCTGTCCTGTATCTACTTTGCTTTGCATCAACCTGTTTTAAAACCTGGattaaaaaactttaaaatgaccATTGTGTgaaacttaaaaacaaatccCTGTTAACAAATACATTTAGAAACCAATCCAGGTGCCAGTGACGCCAATAAAGCTAAATCCCATATCACAGTAACGCTGCTGTCCTGCCTGCCCCAAGGCAGAGACCTAAACAGATGCTATCTATCCAGTCATCTATCATCCTGTCCAAACAAAAAGCCACCAGTGTATTGGAGGCAAGTGAAGTGGAATGCGCATGTCAGTACTGTAACTGATGATCATATTGCTTAAAAGAGTTAACATTTTAGCTCTAATGGCAGGGGAAGATGAACTTGCATGTGCAGCCAGCTCTGTAACCAGACTGATGCAGACATCTGAGACAGCTATGACAAATGGTAACGCCCCTAaacacagcagcaacagcagtccTGGCAACTATAATCCTGAGACCAGAAAAGGTTCCAGTAAGATACTGACGAAGAGATGATGCATACTATgcagggaaagagggagggggggaaagaCACGGCAAAAGAAAAGGCCATCTTTTCTCTGAGATGTGATTGTGAATAAAGGCTTTCAGGGAGATTCCTAGAGGCGTGCCACCTTCTTGGTCACTTTGACCCCAGCAAATAGAAGATTGAATAGATTATTCTGCAGGAGCTCGGCACATTCTGCCCTAGACAGTCTCTGAATGAGCTACAGCATTATCTTGTTCACACCCTCGTGCTTCTTCTCTAGGGTGTGCTTCAGTGAGTCTTCCTGCTGACGACATGTCAGTCATACGCACCATGGAGGATGATAATGAAACAGTCATAAAACATTATCGGTGGAGTAAAGCCAGTGGACATCTCCAGGCCACACTGAatgacacatgcatacacaagcGGAATACTAAGCAGCTGTGGCAGTGCTCTAACATAAAGTTATATATAACATGCTAAAATAAAGTCAGGTTGAGGATGCCTCAAACTACGATGGGCAGTAAATAGGGTAAATCAATGTAGGATTGGTAAGATATATGGTATTTGGTACCATTTTAAG
The genomic region above belongs to Perca flavescens isolate YP-PL-M2 chromosome 22, PFLA_1.0, whole genome shotgun sequence and contains:
- the olfm3a gene encoding noelin-3a → MLKDSTLEKSGCPEPLTMRVLLSVLYPVLSLTIFGLYPSMTIGPKEGWQVYSSAQDADGRCVCTVVAPEQSLCSRDAKSRQLRQLLEKVQNMSQSIEVLNLRTQRDFQYVMKMENQMKGLRTKFRQIEDDRKSIIARNFQELKDKMDELKPLIPVLEQYKMDAALISQFKEEIRNLSAVLTGIQEEVGAFDYDELYQRVLRLDSRLRSCMGKLTCGKLMKITGPVTIKTSGTRFGAWMTDPLPSTRNNRVWYMDSYTNSKIVREYKTMDDFVAGVVSRTYNLPFKWEGTNHIVYNGSLYYNKYQSNIIVKYSFETGSVLAQRALEFAGFHNMYPYTWGGFSDIDIMADELGMWAVYATNQNAGNVVISQIDPDTLQVMKTWNTEYSKRNAGESFMICGTLYITNSHMSGAKVYYAYSTKTSSYEYIDIPFHNQYFHISMLDYNARERALYAWNNGHQVIFNVTLFHVIKTDDDS